In Camelus dromedarius isolate mCamDro1 chromosome 3, mCamDro1.pat, whole genome shotgun sequence, one DNA window encodes the following:
- the LOC105093487 gene encoding olfactory receptor 2G2: MPWTNDSTFSGFILVGFSDRPQLELVLFGVIMSLYLMTLLGNAAIILVSLLDSKLHNPMYFFLSHLSLLDLCFTSSIIPQLLVNLGGPDKSITYGGCVVQLYVSLALGSTECVLLAVMSYDHYVAVCRPLHYTFVMHPRLCHILASMAWLSGLATTLIQSTLTLQLPFCGHRHVDHFFCEVPVLIKLACVDTTFNQAELFVASVLFLVVPLSLILISYGHITQAVLKIKSAIGRRKAFGTCSSHLTVVIVFYGTIIFMYLQPVKRRSKDQVPDLRFDSMGDPFQWGIHLKDGSLQQTRCQPLDKVVFLMGPAEERKLEM, encoded by the exons ATGCCATGGACTAATGACAGCACCTTCTCTGGGTTCATTCTGGTAGGTTTTTCTGACCGACCTCAGTTGGAGCTGGTTCTCTTTGGGGTAATCATGTCCCTTTACCTCATGACACTCCTCGGCAATGCTGCCATCATCCTAGTATCCCTCTTGGACTCTAAACTCCACAAtcccatgtactttttcctctcCCATCTCTCATTACTGGACCTTTGCTTCACCAGCAGTATTATTCCTCAGCTTCTAGTCAACCTGGGGGGTCCAGATAAGTCTATCACGTATGGAGGCTGTGTGGTTCAGCTCTATGTCTCCCTTGCCCTGGGATCCACAGAGTGTGTCCTTTTGGCTGTGATGTCCTATGATCACTATGTCGCAGTCTGTCGTCCTCTGCATTACACCTTTGTCATGCACCCTCGGCTCTGTCACATCCTGGCATCTATGGCGTGGCTCAGTGGTCTGGCAACCACCCTCATACAGTCCACTCTCACCCTGCAGCTGCCCTTCTGTGGGCATCGCCATGTGGatcatttcttctgtgaggttcCTGTGCTCATCAAGTTGGCTTGTGTGGACACCACCTTCAACCAGGCAGAGCTCTTTGTGGCTAGCGTCTTATTCCTGGTGGTGCCCTTGTCACTCATCCTGATATCCTACGGGCACATCACCCAAGCAGTTCTAAAGATAAAGTCAGCCATTGGACGACGTAAAGCATTTGGaacctgctcctcccacctgACGGTTGTGATCGTCTTCTATGGAACCATTATCTTCATGTATCTGCAGCCAGTCAAGAGGAGATCCAAGGACCAGG TGCCTGATTTGCGGTTTGATTCAATGGGGGATCCATTTCAATGGGGAATCCACCTCAAAGATGGCTCTCTTCAACAGACACGTTGCCAGCCACTTGACAAG GTGGTGTTCCTGATGGGGCCAGCTGAGGAG